Part of the Tindallia californiensis genome is shown below.
TTTGAAAAAGAGTCGCTTGTTTTTCAGGAAAAAAACCTGAAAGAATTTATGGGAAGCGGAAAGATATCGATAGATGTTAGTTTATTAGAGAAAGCAGGAGAACCGTACTTTCCCTTATCCGAAATGGATGCTGTTTTTCATACAAATACCTTATACTATCCAAAAACAGAAAAGGTTATGATTGACTTGATGAAGACACCTTATTATCAAGGAACGGCATTCGAAGAAGAAAATCTCAGAGATGGAACAGATTTATGGAGTCGTCGTAAGGCTGTCGTAAAAGAGGGAGAAGAAATTCGAATTCTGGAAACAACGGAGGAACACTACTATGTTTGGACAGAAAAGGGTCAGACAGGGTTTTTGCCTAAAAGCTCATTAATAGAAATTAGAAAACAGCTACCTAATGACGAAGAACTGGTGATGGAGTTTATTAAGCCAGAGCCTTTGAATAAGCCTTTTGGAATGGTGTGGGAATACGTAGGAAACAGTCATCCGGACCGAAGTCAAGATGAAAAAATTCCAGGTTTGTCAGTGGTCTCACCAACCTGGTTTGACTTAGAGAATGAAAACGGTGATGTGACAGGAAGAGCGCAGTTTCGCTACGCATCTTATATGCGAAAGCGTGGTTATCATATTTGGGGACTGGTTACCAATTCTTTTGATCCAGATATGACGGAAGCATTTTTAATGAATCAGGAAGCACAAGATCACTTTATCCAACAACTGTTAATTTATTCATCGCTCTATAAAATGGAAGGCATCAATATCGATTTTGAAAATATCCACTATCGAAATCAACAGCCGTTCACTGAATTTGTTCAGCGATTATCTGAAAAATTAAGAGAACAAGGCCTGGTGGTTTCTATAGACGTAACCATTCCCGGAGGAAGTTTGAATTGGTCACAAGTTTACGACAGAGAACAGATAGCCCCTCTGGTAGATTATGTGTGTGTGATGACTTATGACGAACACTGGGGAAGCAGTCCGGTAGCCGGATCCGTTGCATCCATAGGTTGGGTTGAAAATGGTATAAAAAACACATTGAAGGAAGTGCCAGCTGAAAAGGTGGTGCTGGGACTCCCCTTTTACACTAGACTGTGGGAAGAATCAAAGAAGTCGGACGGGAGCATTGATGTTTCATCCCGGGCACTAGGAATGGAATATGCAAAAAGCATTTTAGAGGAACATCACATTTACGAAAAGGATTGGAAATGGATAGAGGAAACAGGACAATTTTATGCAGAATACGAATCTGAAGGCAATCGATATCGAATTTGGTTAGAGGAGGAGCGTTCGATTGCAAAAAAAGCAGCATTGATAGAAAAGTATGAGCTTGCTGGATTTGCTGGCTGGAGAAAAGGTTTTGAGATTTCATCTATATGGGACGTGCTTAAAGAAGCAATTTAATTGATAATAATGAATGATGAAAGGAGATAACAATGAATTTTTCTTCCTTAGAATACCCCTATCCTTCTAAAAGAAATCTTTTATATGGCCAAAAAGGCATGGTAGCTTCCTCTCAGCCCTTGGCCGCACAAGCTGGTTTGGATATGCTGAAAAAAGGAGGCAATGCTATTGACGCCGCCATTGCTACGGCTGCTTGTCTCACGGTGGTAGAACCTACTTCTAACGGTATAGGAGGAGATGCTTTTGCGCTGGTTTGGGCAGAAAATGATCTACACGGTCTCAATGCTAGCGGTCCTGCTCCGGCAAATCTTTCTTTAGAGTATTTTGAAAAGCAAGGACTTAAAGAGATGCCGGTTTATGGGACAACACCAATTACGGTTCCGGGGGCACCGGCTGCTTGGGCCGAGCTATCAGAAAGATTTGGAAATCTATCCTTGAAAACAGTCATGAAGCCAGCCATCCATTATGCCAGAGAAGGGTTTCCTGTAACACCGGCAACCGCCTATTACTGGAAAAAAGCATATAAAAATGCATTGAAAAATTACCAGGGCGAAGTTTTTAAGCACTGGTTTGATGTTTTTGCGCCACAAGGAAGAGCACCAGAACCGGGAGAAATATGGAAATCAGAAGATCATGCAACAACATTAGAGATAATTGCAGCTACGATGAGCAGGGATTTTTATGAAGGAAATATAGCAAAAGCAATTGATGAATTTCTTTCCAAGCATCATGGTAAATTAAAAAAAGAAGACCTGGAATCATATCAAGTACGCTGGGAAAAGCCAATCTCGGTTCATTACCGAGGCTATGATGTTTGGGAGATACCACCAAACGGTCAAGGGCTCGTTGCTTTACAAGCCTTATCAATACTGGAAGGACTGGAACTTGATACTGAGGAAAATGGACAGGCGGTTCATCGCATCATCGAATCACTGAAACTAGCCTTTACAGATGGAAAAACCTATATAGCAGACCCTGATCATATGCCAACATCAGTGGAATCCTTGCTTTCCAAAGAATATATCGAATCAAGAAGAGCCATGATTAGTGAAAATGCGTTACTTCCGGAACCGGGGATGCCACCAAGAGGTGGAACCGTTTATTTAGCAACGGCGGATGGTGAAGGAAATATGGTATCGATGATCCAAAGTAATTATATGGGATTTGGATCAGGAGTGGTGATTCCGGGTACAGGAATTGCACTTCATAACAGAGGTCACAATTTTTCACTGGATCCTCGACACCCTAATGCGCTAGCCCCTGGGAAAAGACCATACCATACGATTATTCCTGGATTTCTAACGAAAAAGAAAAAACCCTTAGGGCCCTTTGGTGTAATGGGTGGATTTATGCAGCCACAGGGCCATTTGCAAGTAATAACAAAGTTAATCGATTTCCAGTTAAATCCACAGGCAGCCTTAGATGCTCCGAGATGGCAGTGGTTAGGTGGCAAAAAGATTGAAGTGGAACAAAATTACCCCGAGTTATTGATACAGCAACTGGTAGAAAAAGGTCATGAGATAAGCATTCAAAGAGAACGGGGAAACTTCGGAAGAGGGCAAATCATTTTGCGTAATGAAAGTGGTGTGCTGTGCGGCGCTACAGAACCAAGAACCGATGGTTGTGTAGCTGTCTGGTAATAAGGTAATTAGTCAGTAAGGAGAAAAGCAATGAGAAAAAAGAAAAAGGGTGCTGGTAGGTGGGGACGGTTAAAACATAGCTATATAGTGCTAGTGGTATTAGCGTGGACATTATTTGTCTTGTACCCTAATCCTATGAAGCTGGGGCTTAGCATTTACCGGATTTTTCATCCTCCAATCAATGCTGTCGGAGTGGCGCATCTATTAGAGGAAATCCCCTTGGAACCAGCGGAAATAGAGACCTATGTGCTTAGGGAGATTCCCTATCAATATGATTGGGTTACTTATGGAATGCCTTGGTACTTTCCAACATTGGAAGAAGTACTGGATAATAAAACAGGTGACTGTAAGAGTCGGTTTCTAGTGTTGGCTTCTTTATTTGAATCGCAAGAAATACCTTATCAGTTGAGCTTCTCACTTAGTCATTTTTGGGTTGTTTACGAAGGAAAAGCAGAGACTCCCTTGGAACAGGCACAAAATGCGTTTATGTTAAGAGAAGAGGACGGTTCCTTGCAAATACAAGTTCCTCGAGAAGATAGAAATCAAATTTGGAACAATTTTAGGGAAGGGTTTTGGGAATATATGCCATTTCACCGAAAAACCTTATTAATCCTAGGATGGATCACGGCTGTTGTCACAATGATTGTGCGTAGCTGCTGTTTTAAGAAAACGGAGGAAGGTGTAAGGGCTTAAATTTTTTCAATGCCATGACAGCAAATGAATAAATATGGTATAATCAACAAACATGATCAATATGTTTATATGAAATAATGAGGAGGTTTCAGCATGTCTAACGAAAACCATGCTCCTGTAGCATCTAACTTTATCAAAAATATTATCAATGAAGACCTTAAAAATAATAAAAATGACGGACGGGTACATACTCGGTTTCCGCCAGAACCTAACGGATACCTTCATATAGGTCATGCAAAATCAATTTGTTTGAACTTTGGGTTAGCCAGAGATTATAAGGGCTTATGCAATCTGCGCTTTGATGATACCAACCCTTCGAAGGAAGACGTGGAATACGTTGAATCCATTCAGGAAGATGTTCGCTGGTTAGGTTTCGACTGGGAAGAACGCTTGTTCTATGCATCAGACTACTTTGAAAAAATGTACGAATACGCAGTAGATCTTATTAAAGCAGGAAAAGCATATGTATGCGATCTTTCTGGAGATCAGATTCGTGAAACCAGAGGAACATTAAAGCAACCAGGCGTGGAAAGTCCCTATCGGGGCAGGTCTGTTGAAGAAAACTTGGACCTGTTTCACAGGATGAGAGCAGGCGAATTTCCTGACGGAAGTCGTGTGCTGAGAGCGAAAATAGATATGGCTTCTCCAAATATGAATATGAGAGATCCAGTTTTATACCGCATAGCGAAAGTGAAACACCACCGAACAGGGAATGAATGGTGCATTTATCCAATGTATGATTATGCACATCCTTTATCAGACGCCTATGAAGGGATAACTCATTCCATTTGCACACTTGAGTTTGAAGATCATAGACCGCTATATGATTGGGTCTTGAAAGCCTTGGATTTTGATCCACATCCACAACAAATTGAATTTGCCCGTTTGAATTTATCAAATACGGTTATGAGTAAAAGGAAGCTAAGAGAATTAGTTGAAAACGAAGTGGTGGATGGATGGGATGATCCCCGCATGCCAACCATATGTGGTTTGCGCCGGAGAGGCTATACGCCGGAAGCAATAAAAGATTTTTGCGACAGGATAGGCGTTGCTAAAAGCAATAGCATTGTTGATATAGCGCTTTTGGAGCATTGCGTAAGAGAAGACTTGAAGTTAAAAGCTCCCAGAATGATGGGGGTCATTAATCCTCTTAAGGTTGTGATAACAAACTATCCGGAAGGACAGGAAGAAAAGCTGAAAGCTGAGAACAATCCGGAAAATCCAGAAATGGGACACCGGGAGATGATTTTTGAAAAAGAGATCTATATTGAACGCGATGATTTTATGGAAGACCCTCCTAAAAAGTTTTTTAGGCTGGCACCGGGCAAAGAAGTTCGGTTAAAGTATGCCTATATTATTCGTTGTGATGAAGTGGTAAAAGATCCAGATACGGGAGAAGTGATAGAGCTTCGATGCAGTTATGAGCCAACATCAAAAAGCGGTAGCGATACCAGTGGTAAAAAAGTAAAAGGAACCTTGCACTGGGTTTCGAAAACCTATGGCGTGCCGGCAACAGTAAGACTCTATGATCATTTATTTATAGAAAAAGAAAATGGAGATTCTGGAGAACTACAACCAGAGTTAAATCCTGGGTCTGTGAAAAAAATGGAAAAAGCATTGGTTGAACCAGGGTTTAAGGAATACAATGCAGGTCAGCAATTCCAGTTTATGAGACATGGATATTTTGTATTGGACACGGAAGACAACAAAGGATCAAGACCATTGGTATTTAACCGAATTGTTTCACTTCGGGATACATGGGCGAAAATACAAAAATCTCAAAAATAGGGAAATCTGTTTGGAAGGTATGATGAAAATGCCATTAAACAAAGAAACATCAAAAGATCGACAACTTCAGTATGGTTCCTTGGAAGAATTACAAACACAAGTTTCTCAAGAAAATCTTTTGGTACTGGTAGTGGAAGATGATCCTATGAGCCGTATTTTTATGGAAAAAATTCTTTGTAGACTGGGAGTAGAAGTTGCCTTTGCAAAAGATGGACTAGAAGCGCTAAGAATGTACATGAAGCATGAGTATGATTTGATTTTTTTAGATATTCAGATGCCAGTCATGAATGGTTATGAAACAGCAGAACTGATAAGACAGCAGGAGAAAATGACAGGCATTCATATTCCTATTGTTGCCGTAACAGCTTATGCGCTGGAAGAAGATCGGGAAAAGTGTATGAGCGTTGGAATGGATTCTTACCTCTCGAAGCCTGTCTCGATGGAAAATCTCTTGAAAGTATTGGTAGAGTTTTGTCTGGAAAAAGCAGGAGAAATGCAATGAGACGCTGGCAACCACAAATGCTATTCCGGGTACGTTCTTCTGCACTTATTATCAATAAATACGATGAAATATTGCTAGTGTTTCATGATGATTCAATAACAGGAGAAAAATGGTTAATGCCACCTGGTGGTGGTTTAGAAGCAGGAGAAAATGCATTAGAAGCATTAGTGAGAGAAGTAAAGGAAGAATGTGGCATAACCTGTTGTCCGAAGGAACTATTGTATGTAAGGGAATATGTTAGTGATAATGCCAAGTTGCATCATATGGGACTGTTTTTTCGTGCAAACCCTCTTAATGATGAAGAGACCATTCGGATAGGCTATGATCCAGAACTCGAAAATCAAATTATCAAGGATTGCCGCTATTACTCTTACGAAGAGCTTCAAAGGGTGGAAGTTCCTATTTATCCTGAGATTCTTAAAAAACAATTCTGGAATGATTTGGCTAGTGGCTTTATGCAACACCAAATATATCTGGGGCAACAGCGGGACAAAGAAAAAAAGTAAGGATTCAGCTCCTTACTCTTTTTTTTTGCAAAGTGTAGGGCAAGATGTGCCCTTATCTGATTATAAGGTTAAATATGAGGTATTGATTTAAGGAGGAGGTGCGTAGACTTTGGAACAATTTCGGGAAATTGAATTAAAACTCAGTTTGATAAATCGGGATCAAACCCAGTCTTTGCTGAAAGAACTGAAATCATTGACAAATAAAGAAAAAATGGTAAAAGAAATGCTTCACTCTGTTTACTATGATACCAAAGAAAAAGATCTTTTAAGGGCTGGATTGGCTTTTCGTATGCGCCAGGAACAAGGTGGCTGGACCGCAACGGTCAAAGGAATGGGAAGTGTCAAAGCAGGGCTTCATCAGCGGCAAGAATGGAATGTAACCGTTAAGGATGAGGCGCCTTCTATCCAGATATTTTCTGATATCCCTGAATTGAAAAAAGAGATGCAAAAAATAACGAAAGAAGAAAAACTGATACCAATTCTAAGAACATCCTTTACTCGGGAAAAAGGAGTGTGGGAAGATCATGAAGGAAACCAGATAGAAGTGGCCCTAGATATCGGTGAAGTAAAGGCCGGTTTAGAGATTGAAAGTATTCACGAAGTGGAATTGGAGTTGAAAAAAGGAAAAGTGGAATCGCTTTTCAAGCTAGGAAAACACCTTGCTGACCGGTATCCTCTGACACCGGAACCCACCAGTAAATTTCTGAGAGGATTAAACTTACTGGGCTTTTCGGATAAAGAACAATCAAGAAAAGCCCTTCAGACACCAGTGGTGAACATGGAAGAGGTTTCCGCCTGGGAAAGCTTTGAGCTTTTGAGTCGAGTTGCCTTGGAAAAAACCTCGAAGGCATTGGGAAAACTACTAAAAGACCCAAAAGGAATAGAAACATTACATCAGTTACGGGTGAGCATTCGGAATCTAAGATCCTTACTTTTCCTATACAAACCATTGATTGAAGAAAATCAATACAAAAAAATAAATAGTCTACTGCGAGATTGGAGTCGCCAAACCAATGAATTAAGAGAGCTGGATGTAATGCTCTTGAACATTGGAGAATGGACAGATAGCTTAGACAATAAAAAAGACGCTTACCCTATCTGTAAAGAAGTAAAGAAGGTTCTTGAAAATCAAAAGGAAAATTTTACAAACATGCTTTTGCAAGGGAAAATGACACCCTATCTTTTAGAGGTATCAGGAACACTGGAATGTATTCTTGATCAATCGATTGAAAAAAAAGGAAAGAGCAAAGCCACTGCCTTTATAAAAAAAAGAATGTTTCAACAGATTGATGGCTTTATGAAAGAAGCAAAGACAGTGGAAATTAATGAGAAAGAGGCTTTACACAGACTGAGAATAAAAGGAAAAAAACTAAGGTATTCCCTTCAAAATGTGATGCAGGGTATTTCTTTAGAAAATAAAAATGAGTTTAAAAAAGTTCTTAAAATTACGAAACTACTTCAGGATCTTTTAGGAACTATTCATGATAGCCATTGTGAAATGAAGCGAATGAGGGAAGTAACCTTCGGAAAGCTCCATTCATGGACTTTAATGAAAACTTTTGGAAACTACGAAGGCTGGCATTGGAAGCGAATCTTTCAATTAGAAATAGCCTTAGAAGAACAGTGGAAGAAGTTGCGTCAAACCACTATTTAGGAAGATCAATGGGTGTTTCTGATAAAAATGGGTATAAAATACCGTATATGAAAATGTAAGGATAGGAGGAATAAAATGAATGAAGTGGTTGAACTCTTAAAGAGCCATAGATCTATCCGGAGGTTTACAGATCAGGATGTAGATGAAAAAGTGTTGATGGAAATCATTCATGCTGCCAGGCATTCTGCTACCTCCAGCTTTTTGCAGGCTTACTCAGTGATCCGAGTAAGAGATAAAGAAAAAAAAGAAAAGCTTTCTGTTTA
Proteins encoded:
- a CDS encoding response regulator; this encodes MKMPLNKETSKDRQLQYGSLEELQTQVSQENLLVLVVEDDPMSRIFMEKILCRLGVEVAFAKDGLEALRMYMKHEYDLIFLDIQMPVMNGYETAELIRQQEKMTGIHIPIVAVTAYALEEDREKCMSVGMDSYLSKPVSMENLLKVLVEFCLEKAGEMQ
- a CDS encoding glutamine--tRNA ligase/YqeY domain fusion protein — protein: MSNENHAPVASNFIKNIINEDLKNNKNDGRVHTRFPPEPNGYLHIGHAKSICLNFGLARDYKGLCNLRFDDTNPSKEDVEYVESIQEDVRWLGFDWEERLFYASDYFEKMYEYAVDLIKAGKAYVCDLSGDQIRETRGTLKQPGVESPYRGRSVEENLDLFHRMRAGEFPDGSRVLRAKIDMASPNMNMRDPVLYRIAKVKHHRTGNEWCIYPMYDYAHPLSDAYEGITHSICTLEFEDHRPLYDWVLKALDFDPHPQQIEFARLNLSNTVMSKRKLRELVENEVVDGWDDPRMPTICGLRRRGYTPEAIKDFCDRIGVAKSNSIVDIALLEHCVREDLKLKAPRMMGVINPLKVVITNYPEGQEEKLKAENNPENPEMGHREMIFEKEIYIERDDFMEDPPKKFFRLAPGKEVRLKYAYIIRCDEVVKDPDTGEVIELRCSYEPTSKSGSDTSGKKVKGTLHWVSKTYGVPATVRLYDHLFIEKENGDSGELQPELNPGSVKKMEKALVEPGFKEYNAGQQFQFMRHGYFVLDTEDNKGSRPLVFNRIVSLRDTWAKIQKSQK
- a CDS encoding NUDIX domain-containing protein gives rise to the protein MRRWQPQMLFRVRSSALIINKYDEILLVFHDDSITGEKWLMPPGGGLEAGENALEALVREVKEECGITCCPKELLYVREYVSDNAKLHHMGLFFRANPLNDEETIRIGYDPELENQIIKDCRYYSYEELQRVEVPIYPEILKKQFWNDLASGFMQHQIYLGQQRDKEKK
- the ggt gene encoding gamma-glutamyltransferase, translating into MNFSSLEYPYPSKRNLLYGQKGMVASSQPLAAQAGLDMLKKGGNAIDAAIATAACLTVVEPTSNGIGGDAFALVWAENDLHGLNASGPAPANLSLEYFEKQGLKEMPVYGTTPITVPGAPAAWAELSERFGNLSLKTVMKPAIHYAREGFPVTPATAYYWKKAYKNALKNYQGEVFKHWFDVFAPQGRAPEPGEIWKSEDHATTLEIIAATMSRDFYEGNIAKAIDEFLSKHHGKLKKEDLESYQVRWEKPISVHYRGYDVWEIPPNGQGLVALQALSILEGLELDTEENGQAVHRIIESLKLAFTDGKTYIADPDHMPTSVESLLSKEYIESRRAMISENALLPEPGMPPRGGTVYLATADGEGNMVSMIQSNYMGFGSGVVIPGTGIALHNRGHNFSLDPRHPNALAPGKRPYHTIIPGFLTKKKKPLGPFGVMGGFMQPQGHLQVITKLIDFQLNPQAALDAPRWQWLGGKKIEVEQNYPELLIQQLVEKGHEISIQRERGNFGRGQIILRNESGVLCGATEPRTDGCVAVW
- a CDS encoding glycosyl hydrolase family 18 protein encodes the protein MEKRKTIEEKKKNKRIKWILGMVFIASTILFYFFGPCFFSNIPGGEEENEFNLIFDNHWHRVDFLIEEEIVFLPIEWIEEHIVEEIEVLQNPLRARVFFEKESLVFQEKNLKEFMGSGKISIDVSLLEKAGEPYFPLSEMDAVFHTNTLYYPKTEKVMIDLMKTPYYQGTAFEEENLRDGTDLWSRRKAVVKEGEEIRILETTEEHYYVWTEKGQTGFLPKSSLIEIRKQLPNDEELVMEFIKPEPLNKPFGMVWEYVGNSHPDRSQDEKIPGLSVVSPTWFDLENENGDVTGRAQFRYASYMRKRGYHIWGLVTNSFDPDMTEAFLMNQEAQDHFIQQLLIYSSLYKMEGINIDFENIHYRNQQPFTEFVQRLSEKLREQGLVVSIDVTIPGGSLNWSQVYDREQIAPLVDYVCVMTYDEHWGSSPVAGSVASIGWVENGIKNTLKEVPAEKVVLGLPFYTRLWEESKKSDGSIDVSSRALGMEYAKSILEEHHIYEKDWKWIEETGQFYAEYESEGNRYRIWLEEERSIAKKAALIEKYELAGFAGWRKGFEISSIWDVLKEAI
- a CDS encoding CYTH and CHAD domain-containing protein, whose protein sequence is MEQFREIELKLSLINRDQTQSLLKELKSLTNKEKMVKEMLHSVYYDTKEKDLLRAGLAFRMRQEQGGWTATVKGMGSVKAGLHQRQEWNVTVKDEAPSIQIFSDIPELKKEMQKITKEEKLIPILRTSFTREKGVWEDHEGNQIEVALDIGEVKAGLEIESIHEVELELKKGKVESLFKLGKHLADRYPLTPEPTSKFLRGLNLLGFSDKEQSRKALQTPVVNMEEVSAWESFELLSRVALEKTSKALGKLLKDPKGIETLHQLRVSIRNLRSLLFLYKPLIEENQYKKINSLLRDWSRQTNELRELDVMLLNIGEWTDSLDNKKDAYPICKEVKKVLENQKENFTNMLLQGKMTPYLLEVSGTLECILDQSIEKKGKSKATAFIKKRMFQQIDGFMKEAKTVEINEKEALHRLRIKGKKLRYSLQNVMQGISLENKNEFKKVLKITKLLQDLLGTIHDSHCEMKRMREVTFGKLHSWTLMKTFGNYEGWHWKRIFQLEIALEEQWKKLRQTTI